The proteins below come from a single Aegilops tauschii subsp. strangulata cultivar AL8/78 chromosome 6, Aet v6.0, whole genome shotgun sequence genomic window:
- the LOC109765451 gene encoding E3 ubiquitin-protein ligase RMA1H1 → MNQVSEEPRDDPSKRVSGGAPAAARAGCFDCNICLDFAVEPVVTLCGHLYCWPCIYEWLRRDAGGGTISTAGRPCPVCKAALTLDSLVPLYGRGGSRSSKSRLHPALPRRPTVHRGAVEQQRAQTSGGSGRRHVSTEPDSPTRSSRHAHVGAAQFDIMYPPPALGRGMNAMNSTAGGVLGGMALALLPWVFGGQAPAPSYPLGELQNLSPRLRRQHMEVERSLHQLLFFLFVFVVLCLLLF, encoded by the coding sequence ATGAATCAGGTTAGCGAGGAGCCTAGGGATGATCCGTCCAAGAGAGTGAGCGGGGGCGCGCCGGCGGCGGCCCGCGCCGGCTGCTTCGACTGCAACATCTGCCTGGACTTCGCGGTGGAGCCGGTGGTCACCCTCTGCGGCCATCTCTACTGCTGGCCTTGCATTTACGAGTGGCTGCGCCGCGACGCCGGCGGCGGCACCATCTCGACGGCAGGGCGGCCGTGCCCCGTGTGCAAGGCCGCGCTCACGCTGGACTCGCTCGTGCCGCTCTACGGCCGTGGCGGCAGCCGGTCCAGCAAGTCACGGCTCCACCCGGCCCTTCCGCGCCGGCCGACCGTGCACCGGGGAGCCGTCGAGCAACAGAGAGCGCAAACCAGCGGTGGCAGTGGCCGCCGGCACGTGAGCACGGAACCCGATTCGCCAACTCGTTCATCCCGTCACGCGCATGTCGGTGCCGCGCAGTTCGACATCATGTACCCTCCTCCGGCCCTGGGGCGCGGCATGAACGCGATGAACTCGACGGCCGGCGGGGTGCTCGGAGGGATGGCCCTGGCGTTGCTCCCCTGGGTGTTCGGTGGCCAGGCGCCGGCGCCGAGCTACCCCCTGGGCGAGCTGCAAAACCTGAGCCCTAGGCTGAGGCGGCAGCACATGGAGGTGGAGAGGTCTTTGCATCAGTTATTGTTCTTCCTCTTTGTGTTCGTAGTGCTGTGCCTGCTCTTGTTCTGA